A stretch of Octopus bimaculoides isolate UCB-OBI-ISO-001 chromosome 23, ASM119413v2, whole genome shotgun sequence DNA encodes these proteins:
- the LOC106879849 gene encoding kynurenine/alpha-aminoadipate aminotransferase, mitochondrial isoform X2 encodes METGDSKAAAMNYVRYFTKISMARKPSITRSLVGILLESPPTMISMATGMPNATLFPVEEASFKLQNGTTLTMSNTEMQRVQQYSETQGFPELIKWLGDLQEYSHNVSALNRSGDQKIKIALTSGSQDGLSKLFDAVVNENDYILSETPCYSGLNAVLRPLYPRMLAVKTDKDGIIPSELLRVLSKWSPLDAKDPNSDIPKVIYMVPTGCNPTGINYSLERKKQIYEIARTYDLLIVEDDAYYYLQYSQDYIPSFLSLDVDGRVVRADSFSKLISSGLRCGFITGPAYVIDRILLHLQTSTVHVSGLSQFLIYKILTEWGLSGFKEHAKKVAEFYEKRRDITIDAAEKHLKGIAEWNVPAGGMFLWLKLIGIEDTYRLIMEKGRENDILFVPGSAFMTSNEPCPYIRAAFSLCDTQDIYLVSKL; translated from the exons GGGATTCCAAAGCAGCAGCCATGAATTACGTACGGTATTTTACTAAAATTAGTATGGCCAGGAAACCCTCAATTACAAGGTCACTAG tTGGTATTTTACTGGAAAGTCCTCCCACAATGATATCAATGGCTACTGGAATGCCAAATGCCACTTTGTTTCCTGTAGAAGAAGCATCTTTTAAATTACA aaatggCACCACTCTCACTATGTCCAATACTGAAATGCAAAGGGTACAACAGTATTCAGAAACACAAGG CTTCCCAGAGTTAATTAAATGGTTAGGAGATCTACAGGAATACTCACATAATGTGTCTGCGCTGAATCGGTCTGGTgaccaaaaaattaaaatagctcTTACGAGCGGTAGTCAGGATGGCTTGTCAAAG TTGTTCGATGCTGTCGTGAACGAAAATGACTACATCTTGAGTGAGACACCTTGTTACTCTGGTCTTAATGCTGTG CTGAGGCCTCTTTATCCCAGAATGCTTGCTGTTAAGACAGACAAAGATGGAATAATTCCCAGTGAACTGTTGCGAGTTCTCTCCAAATGGTCTCCACTTGATGCCAAAGATCCAAACAGTGACATACCAAAAGTTATCTACATGGTACCAACTGGTTGCAACCCAACAGGTATCAATTATTCTTTGGAACGAAAGAAGCAAATCTACGAAATTGCCAGAACTTACGACCTATTAATCGTAGAAGACGATGCTTATTACTACCTACAGTATTCTCag GATTATATTCCTAGTTTTCTTTCACTTGATGTCGACGGGAGAGTTGTCAGAGCAGACTCATTTTCAAAACTGATTTCTTCTGG gCTGAGATGTGGCTTCATAACTGGACCGGCATATGTTATTGATCGAATATTGCTTCATCTGCAGACATCAACAGTTCACGTCAGTGGTTTATCACAG tttttgATCTACAAGATTTTAACAGAATGGGGCTTGTCTGGCTTCAAGGAACATGCTAAAAAAGTGGCGGAATTTTATGAAAAGCGTAGAGATATAACTATTGATGCTGCTGAAAAACATCTGAAAG GTATCGCAGAATGGAATGTTCCTGCTGGAGGTATGTTCCTATGGCTGAAGTTAATtggtatagaagacacttatagACTCATAatggaaaaagggagagagaatgacatTCTTTTTGTTCCAGGAAGTGCTTTCATGACTTCTAATGAGCCATGCCCCTATATCAGGGCAGCTTTTTCTCTCTGTGATACTCAAGATATATATTTGGTAAGTAAATTATGA
- the LOC106879849 gene encoding kynurenine/alpha-aminoadipate aminotransferase, mitochondrial isoform X1, with product MCSKSSSDGAPALDQSKGDSKAAAMNYVRYFTKISMARKPSITRSLVGILLESPPTMISMATGMPNATLFPVEEASFKLQNGTTLTMSNTEMQRVQQYSETQGFPELIKWLGDLQEYSHNVSALNRSGDQKIKIALTSGSQDGLSKLFDAVVNENDYILSETPCYSGLNAVLRPLYPRMLAVKTDKDGIIPSELLRVLSKWSPLDAKDPNSDIPKVIYMVPTGCNPTGINYSLERKKQIYEIARTYDLLIVEDDAYYYLQYSQDYIPSFLSLDVDGRVVRADSFSKLISSGLRCGFITGPAYVIDRILLHLQTSTVHVSGLSQFLIYKILTEWGLSGFKEHAKKVAEFYEKRRDITIDAAEKHLKGIAEWNVPAGGMFLWLKLIGIEDTYRLIMEKGRENDILFVPGSAFMTSNEPCPYIRAAFSLCDTQDIYLVSKL from the exons GGGATTCCAAAGCAGCAGCCATGAATTACGTACGGTATTTTACTAAAATTAGTATGGCCAGGAAACCCTCAATTACAAGGTCACTAG tTGGTATTTTACTGGAAAGTCCTCCCACAATGATATCAATGGCTACTGGAATGCCAAATGCCACTTTGTTTCCTGTAGAAGAAGCATCTTTTAAATTACA aaatggCACCACTCTCACTATGTCCAATACTGAAATGCAAAGGGTACAACAGTATTCAGAAACACAAGG CTTCCCAGAGTTAATTAAATGGTTAGGAGATCTACAGGAATACTCACATAATGTGTCTGCGCTGAATCGGTCTGGTgaccaaaaaattaaaatagctcTTACGAGCGGTAGTCAGGATGGCTTGTCAAAG TTGTTCGATGCTGTCGTGAACGAAAATGACTACATCTTGAGTGAGACACCTTGTTACTCTGGTCTTAATGCTGTG CTGAGGCCTCTTTATCCCAGAATGCTTGCTGTTAAGACAGACAAAGATGGAATAATTCCCAGTGAACTGTTGCGAGTTCTCTCCAAATGGTCTCCACTTGATGCCAAAGATCCAAACAGTGACATACCAAAAGTTATCTACATGGTACCAACTGGTTGCAACCCAACAGGTATCAATTATTCTTTGGAACGAAAGAAGCAAATCTACGAAATTGCCAGAACTTACGACCTATTAATCGTAGAAGACGATGCTTATTACTACCTACAGTATTCTCag GATTATATTCCTAGTTTTCTTTCACTTGATGTCGACGGGAGAGTTGTCAGAGCAGACTCATTTTCAAAACTGATTTCTTCTGG gCTGAGATGTGGCTTCATAACTGGACCGGCATATGTTATTGATCGAATATTGCTTCATCTGCAGACATCAACAGTTCACGTCAGTGGTTTATCACAG tttttgATCTACAAGATTTTAACAGAATGGGGCTTGTCTGGCTTCAAGGAACATGCTAAAAAAGTGGCGGAATTTTATGAAAAGCGTAGAGATATAACTATTGATGCTGCTGAAAAACATCTGAAAG GTATCGCAGAATGGAATGTTCCTGCTGGAGGTATGTTCCTATGGCTGAAGTTAATtggtatagaagacacttatagACTCATAatggaaaaagggagagagaatgacatTCTTTTTGTTCCAGGAAGTGCTTTCATGACTTCTAATGAGCCATGCCCCTATATCAGGGCAGCTTTTTCTCTCTGTGATACTCAAGATATATATTTGGTAAGTAAATTATGA
- the LOC106879849 gene encoding kynurenine/alpha-aminoadipate aminotransferase, mitochondrial isoform X3, which produces MNYVRYFTKISMARKPSITRSLVGILLESPPTMISMATGMPNATLFPVEEASFKLQNGTTLTMSNTEMQRVQQYSETQGFPELIKWLGDLQEYSHNVSALNRSGDQKIKIALTSGSQDGLSKLFDAVVNENDYILSETPCYSGLNAVLRPLYPRMLAVKTDKDGIIPSELLRVLSKWSPLDAKDPNSDIPKVIYMVPTGCNPTGINYSLERKKQIYEIARTYDLLIVEDDAYYYLQYSQDYIPSFLSLDVDGRVVRADSFSKLISSGLRCGFITGPAYVIDRILLHLQTSTVHVSGLSQFLIYKILTEWGLSGFKEHAKKVAEFYEKRRDITIDAAEKHLKGIAEWNVPAGGMFLWLKLIGIEDTYRLIMEKGRENDILFVPGSAFMTSNEPCPYIRAAFSLCDTQDIYLVSKL; this is translated from the exons ATGAATTACGTACGGTATTTTACTAAAATTAGTATGGCCAGGAAACCCTCAATTACAAGGTCACTAG tTGGTATTTTACTGGAAAGTCCTCCCACAATGATATCAATGGCTACTGGAATGCCAAATGCCACTTTGTTTCCTGTAGAAGAAGCATCTTTTAAATTACA aaatggCACCACTCTCACTATGTCCAATACTGAAATGCAAAGGGTACAACAGTATTCAGAAACACAAGG CTTCCCAGAGTTAATTAAATGGTTAGGAGATCTACAGGAATACTCACATAATGTGTCTGCGCTGAATCGGTCTGGTgaccaaaaaattaaaatagctcTTACGAGCGGTAGTCAGGATGGCTTGTCAAAG TTGTTCGATGCTGTCGTGAACGAAAATGACTACATCTTGAGTGAGACACCTTGTTACTCTGGTCTTAATGCTGTG CTGAGGCCTCTTTATCCCAGAATGCTTGCTGTTAAGACAGACAAAGATGGAATAATTCCCAGTGAACTGTTGCGAGTTCTCTCCAAATGGTCTCCACTTGATGCCAAAGATCCAAACAGTGACATACCAAAAGTTATCTACATGGTACCAACTGGTTGCAACCCAACAGGTATCAATTATTCTTTGGAACGAAAGAAGCAAATCTACGAAATTGCCAGAACTTACGACCTATTAATCGTAGAAGACGATGCTTATTACTACCTACAGTATTCTCag GATTATATTCCTAGTTTTCTTTCACTTGATGTCGACGGGAGAGTTGTCAGAGCAGACTCATTTTCAAAACTGATTTCTTCTGG gCTGAGATGTGGCTTCATAACTGGACCGGCATATGTTATTGATCGAATATTGCTTCATCTGCAGACATCAACAGTTCACGTCAGTGGTTTATCACAG tttttgATCTACAAGATTTTAACAGAATGGGGCTTGTCTGGCTTCAAGGAACATGCTAAAAAAGTGGCGGAATTTTATGAAAAGCGTAGAGATATAACTATTGATGCTGCTGAAAAACATCTGAAAG GTATCGCAGAATGGAATGTTCCTGCTGGAGGTATGTTCCTATGGCTGAAGTTAATtggtatagaagacacttatagACTCATAatggaaaaagggagagagaatgacatTCTTTTTGTTCCAGGAAGTGCTTTCATGACTTCTAATGAGCCATGCCCCTATATCAGGGCAGCTTTTTCTCTCTGTGATACTCAAGATATATATTTGGTAAGTAAATTATGA